One window of the Solanum stenotomum isolate F172 chromosome 11, ASM1918654v1, whole genome shotgun sequence genome contains the following:
- the LOC125845325 gene encoding probable receptor-like protein kinase At1g49730 has protein sequence MEPLIFKIRLLILAWVHFRSRSGPISLVKHFSNKDIKKATDGFRRIVYNSSKRVAYRAKFQNGHAAIVKEVRVFEYQDDTAFYREVQLLGRLHHRHIAALNGFSCGPKRFLVFENMEKGSLKEHLSDPLMTPLNWRIRLQIAVGIAAALEYLHFFCDPPMYHISVSSSTIMLDENFTAKLCDVSLLCSVENNNPLPKSKCSKECRDDICKHTIFQLGLLILELVTGQSSEEGGVDLVQWVQDSRFRRRSIHQMIDPDLGDSYDFKELKGLLAVAKMCVQSIHMPTIKTPQILWYLQKKLGRTQVVC, from the exons ATGGAACCTTTGATCTTCAAAATCAGGCTTCTTATTCTTGCTTGGGTGCATTTCAGATCTCGTTCAG GTCCAATATCCTTGGTGAAACACTTCTCTAATAAAGATATAAAGAAAGCAACTGATGGTTTTAGGAGAATTGTGTACAACTCTTCCAAAAGAGTTGCTTACAGAGCAAAGTTTCAAAATGGCCATGCTGCGATTGTGAAAGAAGTCCGAGTTTTCGAATATCAGGATGATACTGCCTTCTACAGGGAGGTACAATTACTCGGTCGCTTGCATCATCGACATATTGCTGCACTTAATGGGTTCTCTTGCGGCCCTAAGAG GTTTCTagtctttgaaaatatggaaaaaGGAAGTCTGAAGGAACACCTTTCTG ACCCTCTGATGACCCCATTAAACTGGAGGATAAGACTGCAGATAGCAGTTGGCATCGCTGCTGCTTTA GAATATCTCCACTTCTTTTGTGATCCACCGATGTACCACATTTCAGTCAGTTCAAGTACCATCATGCTGGATGAGAACTTCACAGCTAAA CTCTGTGATGTTAGCCTCCTTTGTTCTGTCGAAAACAACAATCCACTTCCGAAGTCTAAATGCTCCAAAG AATGTAGAGATGACATCTGCAAACATACAATCTTCCAGCTTGGTTTACTGATCCTCGAGTTAGTCACCGGTCAATCCTCAGAAGAAGGAGGTGTTGACTTAGTTCAATGGGTTCAAGATTCTCGTTTCCGAAGAAGATCCATTCACCAGATGATTGATCCTGATCTCGGAGACAGCTACGATTTCAAAGAGCTTAAAGGTCTTCTGGCAGTTGCTAAAATGTGTGTACAATCTATTCATATGCCTACAATAAAGACCCCTCAAATTTTGTGGTATCTCCAAAAGAAACTGGGCAGGACTCAAGTAGTTTGCTGA
- the LOC125845224 gene encoding dnaJ protein homolog isoform X3, with protein MFGRGGKKKSDNTRFYEILGVSKNASEDEIKKAYRKAAMKNHPDKGGDPEKFKELAQAYEVLSDSQKREIYDQYGEEALKEGMGGGGGTHDPFDLFNSFFSGSPFGGGGRRGQRERRGDDVVHPLKVSLEDLYTGISKKLSLSRNVICSKCSGKGSKSGDSMKCSGCEGTGMKVSIRQLGPGMIQQMQHPCNKCKGTGETIDDKDRCPQCKGEKVVQEKKVIEVHVEKGMQNGQKITFPGEADEAPDTITGDVVFVLQQKEHPKFKRKGEDLFVDHTLTLTEALCGFQFILTHLDGRQLLIKSNPGEVVKPDQFKAINDEGMPIYQRPFMKGKLYIHFTVEFPDSLSLPQVQLLEAILPPRPTSQYSDMELDECEETTLHDVNMEEEMRRKQAAQQEAYDEDEEMSGSGGQRVQCAQQ; from the exons ATGTTTGGaagaggaggaaaaaaaaagagtgataATACAAGGTTTTATGAAATCTTGGGTGTTTCCAAGAATGCTTCAGAAGATGAAATCAAGAAAGCTTATAGAAAAGCTGCTATGAAGAATCACCCTGATAAGGGTGGTGACCCTGAAAAG TTTAAGGAGCTAGCTCAAGCTTATGAGGTCTTGAGTGACTCACAGAAGCGTGAGATTTATGATCAGTATGGAGAAGAAGCACTGAAAGAAGGAATGGGTGGTGGTGGTGGCACACATGATCCATTTGACCTCTTTAATTCCTTCTTTAGTGGAAGTCCTTTTGGAGGT GGTGGTCGTAGAGGACAAAGAGAGAGGAGGGGTGACGATGTAGTGCATCCATTGAAGGTGTCGCTAGAGGACCTATACACTGGGATAAGCAAGAAACTCTCGCTTTCACGCAATGTTATTTGCTCCAAGTGTAGTGG CAAGGGGTCAAAGTCTGGTGATTCAATGAAGTGTTCTGGTTGTGAAGGTACTGGTATGAAGGTTTCAATCAGACAACTTGGCCCTGGAATGATCCAGCAAATGCAGCATCCTTGTAATAAATGCAAGGGTACCGGAGAGACAATTGATGATAAGGATCGTTGTCCTCAATGCAAAGGTGAAAAAGTGGTACAGGAGAAGAAAGTCATTGAAGTCCATGTTGAAAAAGGAATGCAGAATGGACAGAAAATTACATTCCCTGGCGAGGCTGATGAAGCG CCTGATACAATTACTGGAGATGTAGTTTTCGTTCTCCAGCAGAAAGAACACCCGAAGTTCAAGAGGAAGGGTGAAGATCTGTTTGTTGATCACACATTGACCTTAACTGAGGCACTGTGTGGCTTCCAGTTCATATTGACACACTTGGATGGCAGACAGCTCCTCATAAAATCAAATCCTGGAGAAGTTGTCAAACCTG ATCAATTCAAGGCGATCAATGATGAAGGAATGCCAATTTACCAGAGGCCATTCATGAAGGGTAAACTGTACATTCATTTCACTGTGGAATTCCCGGATTCGTTGAGCCTGCCACAGGTGCAGCTTCTGGAGGCAATCTTACCACCAAGACCTACATCACAGTACTCAGACATGGAACTGGATGAATGTGAGGAGACCACATTGCATGATGTGAATATGGAGGAGGAAATGAGAAGGAAACAAGCTGCACAACAAGAAGCATATGATGAGGATGAAGAGATGTCTGGTAGTGGAGGACAGAGAGTACAGTGTGCTCAACAGTAG
- the LOC125845224 gene encoding dnaJ protein homolog isoform X1, producing the protein MFGRGGKKKSDNTRFYEILGVSKNASEDEIKKAYRKAAMKNHPDKGGDPEKFKELAQAYEVLSDSQKREIYDQYGEEALKEGMGGGGGTHDPFDLFNSFFSGSPFGGGGGRRGQRERRGDDVVHPLKVSLEDLYTGISKKLSLSRNVICSKCSGKGSKSGDSMKCSGCEGTGMKVSIRQLGPGMIQQMQHPCNKCKGTGETIDDKDRCPQCKGEKVVQEKKVIEVHVEKGMQNGQKITFPGEADEAPDTITGDVVFVLQQKEHPKFKRKGEDLFVDHTLTLTEALCGFQFILTHLDGRQLLIKSNPGEVVKPDQFKAINDEGMPIYQRPFMKGKLYIHFTVEFPDSLSLPQVQLLEAILPPRPTSQYSDMELDECEETTLHDVNMEEEMRRKQAAQQEAYDEDEEMSGSGGQRVQCAQQ; encoded by the exons ATGTTTGGaagaggaggaaaaaaaaagagtgataATACAAGGTTTTATGAAATCTTGGGTGTTTCCAAGAATGCTTCAGAAGATGAAATCAAGAAAGCTTATAGAAAAGCTGCTATGAAGAATCACCCTGATAAGGGTGGTGACCCTGAAAAG TTTAAGGAGCTAGCTCAAGCTTATGAGGTCTTGAGTGACTCACAGAAGCGTGAGATTTATGATCAGTATGGAGAAGAAGCACTGAAAGAAGGAATGGGTGGTGGTGGTGGCACACATGATCCATTTGACCTCTTTAATTCCTTCTTTAGTGGAAGTCCTTTTGGAG GTGGTGGTGGTCGTAGAGGACAAAGAGAGAGGAGGGGTGACGATGTAGTGCATCCATTGAAGGTGTCGCTAGAGGACCTATACACTGGGATAAGCAAGAAACTCTCGCTTTCACGCAATGTTATTTGCTCCAAGTGTAGTGG CAAGGGGTCAAAGTCTGGTGATTCAATGAAGTGTTCTGGTTGTGAAGGTACTGGTATGAAGGTTTCAATCAGACAACTTGGCCCTGGAATGATCCAGCAAATGCAGCATCCTTGTAATAAATGCAAGGGTACCGGAGAGACAATTGATGATAAGGATCGTTGTCCTCAATGCAAAGGTGAAAAAGTGGTACAGGAGAAGAAAGTCATTGAAGTCCATGTTGAAAAAGGAATGCAGAATGGACAGAAAATTACATTCCCTGGCGAGGCTGATGAAGCG CCTGATACAATTACTGGAGATGTAGTTTTCGTTCTCCAGCAGAAAGAACACCCGAAGTTCAAGAGGAAGGGTGAAGATCTGTTTGTTGATCACACATTGACCTTAACTGAGGCACTGTGTGGCTTCCAGTTCATATTGACACACTTGGATGGCAGACAGCTCCTCATAAAATCAAATCCTGGAGAAGTTGTCAAACCTG ATCAATTCAAGGCGATCAATGATGAAGGAATGCCAATTTACCAGAGGCCATTCATGAAGGGTAAACTGTACATTCATTTCACTGTGGAATTCCCGGATTCGTTGAGCCTGCCACAGGTGCAGCTTCTGGAGGCAATCTTACCACCAAGACCTACATCACAGTACTCAGACATGGAACTGGATGAATGTGAGGAGACCACATTGCATGATGTGAATATGGAGGAGGAAATGAGAAGGAAACAAGCTGCACAACAAGAAGCATATGATGAGGATGAAGAGATGTCTGGTAGTGGAGGACAGAGAGTACAGTGTGCTCAACAGTAG
- the LOC125845224 gene encoding dnaJ protein homolog isoform X2, which yields MFGRGGKKKSDNTRFYEILGVSKNASEDEIKKAYRKAAMKNHPDKGGDPEKFKELAQAYEVLSDSQKREIYDQYGEEALKEGMGGGGGTHDPFDLFNSFFSGSPFGGGGGRRGQRERRGDDVVHPLKVSLEDLYTGISKKLSLSRNVICSKCSGKGSKSGDSMKCSGCEGTGMKVSIRQLGPGMIQQMQHPCNKCKGTGETIDDKDRCPQCKGEKVVQEKKVIEVHVEKGMQNGQKITFPGEADEAPDTITGDVVFVLQQKEHPKFKRKGEDLFVDHTLTLTEALCGFQFILTHLDGRQLLIKSNPGEVVKPDQFKAINDEGMPIYQRPFMKGKLYIHFTVEFPDSLSLPQVQLLEAILPPRPTSQYSDMELDECEETTLHDVNMEEEMRRKQAAQQEAYDEDEEMSGSGGQRVQCAQQ from the exons ATGTTTGGaagaggaggaaaaaaaaagagtgataATACAAGGTTTTATGAAATCTTGGGTGTTTCCAAGAATGCTTCAGAAGATGAAATCAAGAAAGCTTATAGAAAAGCTGCTATGAAGAATCACC CTGATAAGGGTGGTGATCCTGAAAAG TTTAAGGAGCTAGCTCAAGCTTATGAGGTCTTGAGTGACTCACAGAAGCGTGAGATTTATGATCAGTATGGAGAAGAAGCACTGAAAGAAGGAATGGGTGGTGGTGGTGGCACACATGATCCATTTGACCTCTTTAATTCCTTCTTTAGTGGAAGTCCTTTTGGAG GTGGTGGTGGTCGTAGAGGACAAAGAGAGAGGAGGGGTGACGATGTAGTGCATCCATTGAAGGTGTCGCTAGAGGACCTATACACTGGGATAAGCAAGAAACTCTCGCTTTCACGCAATGTTATTTGCTCCAAGTGTAGTGG CAAGGGGTCAAAGTCTGGTGATTCAATGAAGTGTTCTGGTTGTGAAGGTACTGGTATGAAGGTTTCAATCAGACAACTTGGCCCTGGAATGATCCAGCAAATGCAGCATCCTTGTAATAAATGCAAGGGTACCGGAGAGACAATTGATGATAAGGATCGTTGTCCTCAATGCAAAGGTGAAAAAGTGGTACAGGAGAAGAAAGTCATTGAAGTCCATGTTGAAAAAGGAATGCAGAATGGACAGAAAATTACATTCCCTGGCGAGGCTGATGAAGCG CCTGATACAATTACTGGAGATGTAGTTTTCGTTCTCCAGCAGAAAGAACACCCGAAGTTCAAGAGGAAGGGTGAAGATCTGTTTGTTGATCACACATTGACCTTAACTGAGGCACTGTGTGGCTTCCAGTTCATATTGACACACTTGGATGGCAGACAGCTCCTCATAAAATCAAATCCTGGAGAAGTTGTCAAACCTG ATCAATTCAAGGCGATCAATGATGAAGGAATGCCAATTTACCAGAGGCCATTCATGAAGGGTAAACTGTACATTCATTTCACTGTGGAATTCCCGGATTCGTTGAGCCTGCCACAGGTGCAGCTTCTGGAGGCAATCTTACCACCAAGACCTACATCACAGTACTCAGACATGGAACTGGATGAATGTGAGGAGACCACATTGCATGATGTGAATATGGAGGAGGAAATGAGAAGGAAACAAGCTGCACAACAAGAAGCATATGATGAGGATGAAGAGATGTCTGGTAGTGGAGGACAGAGAGTACAGTGTGCTCAACAGTAG